The sequence below is a genomic window from Nostoc flagelliforme CCNUN1.
ATAAAAGTAATCAGAATACAGGAGTCAGCGCACTGACTCCTCCTGACTACAGCAGGGTATTAACGACAGAAGAAGGTGCTATTCCATTTTGAGAATCGATGACAGTTGTGCCAGTATTTTGTTGGTGTGTCTCTTCTTTGGCTAAACCACGCAGCTTAATTAACTTAATCGCGCGAGTAACGCTTTCTGGCAAAATTACCACCAGACTGTTATCAGGAGCCATGTCTAAGCCTTTATTGATCGCTTGGGTTTCATCCAGAATTGATTCATAGCGGCTATCAGGCTTAACTTCCGTGATGCCTTGAATAATTAGCTGGGCGGCTGATCCCCGTACTCGTCCCCGTGTATCATCGTCTTCTTTGATGATGATGTAGTCAAAAATTTGTGCTGCTAATTTGCCCAATGTAACAAAGTCTTCGTCGCGGCGATCGCCTGGTCCACCAATTACGCCAATCCGTTGCCCTGTAGTCCAGTTCCGAACAAAGGAACCTACAGCTTCGTAACTGGCTGCGTTGTGGGCATAATCTACTAAAGCGTGGTAGTTGCCTAAATTAAATAAATTCATCCGTCCTGGCGTTTGACTTACTGAAGCCCGGAAGGTCTTCAAACCAGCACGAATCTGCTCAATTGTGACGTTTTGCACGAATGCTGCCAAAGTTGCGGCTAAAGCGTTGGCAATCATAAACGGCGCCCGTCCGCCCATTGTTAAAGGTATATTTTCTGCTCTTTCTATCCGGTGTGTCCAATCTCCTTTAACAATTGACAAATAGCCATTTTCATATACTGCTGCTACTCCACCCTTTTGGATATGCTTTCGCACCAATTCCGAGTCGGGGTTCATGGTGAAGTAAGCAATATTAGCCTTAGTTTTTTCTGACATGCCGGCGACGCGGCGATCGTCGGCGTTAAGTACCGCGTAGCCATCCGGAAATACGGCTTCTGCTACTACACTCTTGAGGTTAGCTAACTGCTCAATGGTCTCTATATCGCCAATTCCTAAGTGGTCGGCGGCTACATTTAATACTACTCCCACATTTGCTGCTTCAAAGCCCAATCCAGAACGGAGAATGCCACCGCGAGCCGTTTCCAGTACCGCTACTTCTACTGTGGGATCTTGAAGGATGACGTGGGCACTTTGAGGGCCTGTGTTATCGCCAGCTTCTACTAAGTAATCACCGATATATGTTCCATCAGTGGTAGTATAACCAACTACTTTTCCAGTCTGTTTATAAATATGTGCTAGTAGTCGGGTTGTAGTAGTTTTACCATTAGTACCCGTGATGCTAAGAATGGGAATTTGGCTAGATTGCTCGTTGGGGAACAGCATATCCATTACTGCGCCAGCGACGTTACGGGGGATGCCCACGCTTGGGGCAACGTGCATCCGGAAGCCGGGAGCGGCGTTAACTTCGACAATCACGCCATCAACTTCCCGCAGGGGACGGCTAATATCTGTGGTAACGATATCCAGTCCGGCAATATCCAAACCGATAATCTTGACTACCCGTTGTGCCAACCAGAGATTTTCTGGGTGAATTTCATCGGTACGGTCTACGGCGCTACCACCTGTACTTAAGTTTGCCGTTGCTCTGAGATAACAAATAGTACCCTTGGGTGGCACGCTGTTGAGAGTATAGCCTTGCCTTTCTAAGAGTTGGTAGCTGGTGCGGTCTAGTTCAATTTTGGTTAGGACGTTATCATGTCCTTCACCGCGATTTGGGTCAAGGTTTGTTTCCTCAATCAGTTCGGCAATAGTGGATCTGCCGTTGCCAATCACATGAGCCGGGACGCGTTCGGCTACTGCTACTACTTTGCCATTTACCACTAGTACCCTATGGTCACGTCCAACATAATACCTTTCAACAATAATTGACCGGGAAACCTGTCTAGCAGCTTCGTATCCAGCTTCAGCTTCTTCCCAAGTTCTGATATCAATGGTGATCCCCCGTCCATGATTGCCATCCAGGGGCTTGATGACGATGGGATAGCCGCCAACGAATTCAATGGCTTGTTCCAAATCGTCTAAGAAGTTGATCACTGTACCTCTTGGTACTGGCGCACCAGCAGCAGCGAGGATGCGTTTAGTGGCTTCTTTATCGCAAGCTAGTTCTACGCCCAGAATGCTGGTGTTGTCCGTCATTGTGGCCTGCATCCGCTTCTGATTCACGCCGTAGCCCAGCTGAATCAAAAAGCGGGCTTCCAGAGACATCCAGGGAATACCTCTTTTTTCTGCTTCTTTGATGATCGCTTCAGTGGAGGGGCCTAGAGAAGCATCACGGGTGAAGTCTTTCAGGTCTTGGATATCTTGCTCTAGTTCTGCCTTGGGATAACGGCCTCGATCAACGATACTCTGGCACATCCGCACTGCGGCTCGTCCAGCGTAGCGTCCCGCTTCCTCGTTCTGATACTCGATCACTACTTGATAAATTCCGGGTGTGGCAGTTTCGCGGGTGCGACCAAAGCCAACATGCATACCAGCTAATTCCTGGAGTTCTAGGGCTACGTGTTCTACGATATGACCAATCATAGTGCCTTCTTTGACTCGCATCAGAAAACCACCACGACAGCCAGGAGAACAATAATGACCCTCCAGACTCGGCAGCGCCTCAACTAGTCCTTCATAAAAGCCAGGGATTTCATTCGAGGGCGTCTCGGCAAGGTTTTCTAAATCGAGGCGCATGACGATCAGCTTGTGGCGTCGAATGCTCCAATAGTTTGGGCCGCGTAAGGTCTGGATCTTGAGGATTCTCATGGGAATAGGTAGATGGAGATTCGGAACCAAAATTCTAGTTTCTTACTGGAATTGACCGCTAAACTGTTCGTTGCAAACAGTTTTTTCTTTTTACATACTATTCTCATCATTTTTCTACAACAAGGAATAAATATGCGGTCAACCGATTTTGGATTTTAGATTTATGATTTTGGATTAAAAGAGACAATTAGGGTACTTAGCTCTCTTAATTTTAGATTTACGATCGCAAAGGCTTAACGAGTCCTTGATGGTTTTTTAGATTTGTTTCACCTACTTTCTGGCGGCATCTGCCAAAAAGCTCTTTTAATCTAAAATCCGTCTTGAAAAGGTTGCTAGGTCGGTAAACCTTCCTTACAACTTTTTGCAAAATCCAAAATCTAAAATTTGTGGCCAACTCAGTGTAACCTCAGATACTTTATCCCGTCAGCTGGAGATCCGGTGTACAGCAGGCAATACAGTGCGCTGGTACAAGTGGAAGCGATCGCCGTAGCTGAGGATATGGAGACGTAAATTATGTACTGTTAATGGCTCATTAGCACCGACATGGGGTTCGTTGGTGTGAGTGGCTTCAGTGGGATCAACAATGGTGACACTGCCTTTACCCATAACTTGTAACCAACCATCACGTTCAAATACTGCACAAGTATCTTCGTCAATGCCAATACCTAAGCGATCGGGGTGAGCTGCGATCGCACTAATCAGCCGCCCCATACGATTACGGTTGTGAAAGTGTTGGTCAACAATGACTTCAGGAATAAACCCTAAACCCGTTGCCATATCGACTAGGGAACGATTTGGCGACTCTCCACTACCGCCGCCAGCAATCATGTGATGCCCCATCACTGCCGCTCCTGCACTTGTGCCTGCTAAGGTAAGTTGCCCCGCCCTCACACGCTGGCGAATAATTTCCATTGCTGGCGTATCTGCCAATACACCACAGAGACGCAGCTGGTCGCCTCCTGTCAAAAATACCCCACTACAGGCTTCTAAGGATGCTTTGATCTGGGAGGATTCACACTGTTCCCGTTCGCGGATATCTAAAATCTCTACCTTCTGAGCACCCATTTCTTCAAAAATGCGAATATACCGACCACCGATGATGGCGGGTTCGCGAGAGGCAGATGGAATAATTGTAATATAAGCCTTACTAGCACCGGCGCGTCCAAAAAAAGTTCGTAGGATTTCGCGTCCATGAACTTTATCTTCTGCACCTCCGATAACCAGAACGGCGGTTTTAGTTGCTTGGGGTGTCCTCATTTCTAGCGATTTAGCTTGTAATTGCGGCATTGTGTTTCTCCTGTCAACAACTTCAGGTGAATTTAACAAGGTTCATAAGCAGCCATGATTTTTGCGCTTTGCTTCTTTGAGAGGACACTTTTTGGAAGTTTGCAACCGGGTAAGCCACTCTCCAAATTTTCGCTTAACGCTCGCGTTGCCTCAGTCTAAACGTGTTTGTTCCCATTCCTCAAAGCCAACGCCTTGTTTTTCACCTGTCCACTTGCAGCAGGGCAAAATAGTCTTTATAAGGCTAAATTCCCGCTTTGGGGTTGAGGACGAGCAGTTAAGACTACGCTTTTTTCTGAGGCTGGCTCGATGCATCCTGGAAGTTGTTAACTTGATAAGATTATTAATTTAAATGTAGTTGTGACAACATTTAAACATAAATTAAGTAATTAGAAAAACTTTTAATCCCATCTAAAATCCAAGAGGTCTGGTAGTTTTAGATACTATTGATAAAGTTTAACTGGAGTTTAACCCGACTTTGGCTTGTTGATGTTTGCTAGACATTCAAATTTAAGATTAGTGTCCTTGAATACGAATAACTGTGCGCTTTGATATAGTTACGCTTTTTCCTGACTGTTTTAACTCTGTTCTCAATTCTGGTCTGCTAGGTAAAGCCTTAGCCAAACAGATTGCCGAAGTCCATCTGGTTAACCCACGGGACTTTACCACTGATAAGCACCGGAAGGTGGATGATGAACCCTACGGCGGCGGCGTTGGCATGCTAATGAAGCCAGAACCTATTTTTAACGCTGTGGAGTCGCTGCCAACTCTACCCCGAAGAGAAATAATTTTGATGAGTCCACAGGGTCAAACAATTAATCAACCTCTTTTAAAAGAATTGGTGACAAATTACGACCAGTTAGTAGTTATTTGCGGGCATTACGAAGGAGTGGATGAGAGGGTGCTACATTTGGTAACTCGTGAAGTATCTTTAGGGGATTTTATTCTGACTGGCGGAGAAATTCCAGCAATGGCTTTGATTAATGGTGTAGTGCGGCTGATCCCAGGAACCGTAGCCAAAACGGAGTCCCTCACCGCAGAAAGTTTTGAGGAAGGGTTATTGGACTATCCCCAATATACTCGTCCTGCCAATTTTCGCGGCTTGAAAGTGCCAGATGTCTTGCTCTCTGGCAATCACGCAGCGATCGCTCGGTGGCGTTACGAGCAACAAATTCAAAGAACCCGCGATCGCCGCCCTGATCTCCTGGAAAAATTAGAGCAGGGGGCAGGGGGAGAATAATTGCTAACTCCTAACTCCTAACTCCTAACTCCTAACTCCTAACTAATAACAAATGACTAAAATTCGTATTGGTAACGGCTACGATATTCATCAACTGGTGAGCGATCGTGCTTTGATTTTAGGTGGAATTCAAATTCCCCATGAACTGGGTTTGTTGGGGCACAGTGACGCTGATGTGTTAACGCACGCGATTATGGATGCCATGCTTGGGGCATTATCTTTGGGGGATATTGGTCATTATTTTCCGCCTAGCGATCCCCAATGGGCGGGAGCAGATAGTTTAGTACTATTAAATCAAGTACATCAACTGATTCGGGATCAAGGTTGGCAGGTGGGAAATATTGACTCGGTGGTAGTAGCAGAACGTCCAAAATTAAAACCGCATATTCACAATATGCGCGACAAACTAGCGGCAGTTTTAAAATTAGAACCGAATCAAATTGGCATCAAAGCTACCACCAACGAAAAATTAGGCCCCGTTGGACGTGAAGAAGGTATATGTGCTTATGCTGTCGTTTTACTAGTTGCTTCCGAATAACTTTCTTTTAGCCTCTGATAAAGATATTCAAGACTAATTAGGATGAAAATAAATTTGAAATTATGAAATTTTTTAGAAAAATATTTCTGGGAATGAAAAATTTTTGGTTGCCAATAATTCTGACTTCAGCAACAGCACTTACACTTACTGCCTGCAACCCAGCTAACTTCAAAAGCGCAGCTGCTCAAGTGCCGCAAGTTGTCACCGCAGTTTTAAGTGAACCTGCAACTTTTAACTATGCTCTGAATGAGTCGGCATATAGCGTTTTTGGCTTCATTTATGACTCATTAATTAATCAGAATCCCATAACCACAAAACTAGAGCCTGCTTTAGCAGAAGCATGGGAAGTTTCTGAAGATGGCCAGCGGGTTGGGATCACTCTGCGCTCAGGGCTTAAATGGTCAGATGGTCAGCCAATGACTGCTGATGATATTGTCTTTACTTATAATGAAATCTACCTCAATCCTAAAATTCCGACTTCTCTTAAAGACGCATTAAAAGTTGGCGATAAAGGCACTTTGCCAAAGGTAAAAAAAATCGATGCGCGTCGGGTTGAATTCAGCATACAGGAACCGTTTGCTCCTTTTTTAAGATATGTAGGTGGTATTCCAATTATGCCAGCCCATGTTCTACAGGAGGCAATTCGCACAACTGGATCTGATGGAAATCCTAAGTTTCTCTCAATGTGGGGAACAGGCACTGATCCGAAACAAATTGTTGGAAATGGCCCCTATATCATGGAAAGTTACGTTTCCAGCCAGCGAGTTATATTTCGGCGTAATCCATACTACTGGCGCAAAGATGCTCAGGGTAATCCTCAGCCTTATATTGAGCGTATTGTTTGGCAAATTATTGAATCTACTGAAAACCAGTTGATTAGTTTTCGCTCTGGGCAATTAGATGATTTAGAAGTTGCTCCTGAAGGTTTTAGTTTGCTGAAACGAGAAGAAAAACGGGCAAACTTTGAAATTTATAACGGTGGGCCAGATACAAGTACGACTTTTATTGCTTTCAATCTTAGTAAAGCTAAGAATTCTCAGGGTAAACCTTTCGTAGACCCAATTAAATCTAGGTGGTTTAATAAAAAGGAATTCAGGCAAGCTATAGCCTATGCACTCGACCGCGAAACGATGAAAACAAATGCTTTTCGGGGACTGGGTGAACTGCAAAACTCATTTGTTTATGTCAAAAGTCCCTACTTTCTTCCTCCAGAAAAAGGGTTAAAGGTATATAATTACGAACCAGGAAAAGCGAAAAGATTACTGTTACAATCGGGTTTCAAATATAATGCCCAGAATCAGCTTTTAGATGCTGATGGTAACAGAGTCAGATTTACACTCTTAACGAATTCGGAAAGAAAAGTTAGAGGAGATATGGCGTCTCAAATCAGGCGGGATCTCGCTAATATTGGGATTCAAGTGGATTTGCAAATTCTCAGCTTCAATTCCTATCTAGAAAAACTCAAAGTTACGCAAAATTGGGATTGTTACCTTGGAGGATTTCTTGGAGGCGGTATTGAACCCCACAGCGCTAGTAATATCTGGAGAGTTGCCGGTGCATCTCACGCATTTAATTTGGGGCCACAACCAGGAGATCCACCCATAATTGGCTGGCAAGTTTCCGACTGGGAAAAGGAAATTGACAGCCTTTACATTAAAGGCGCACAGGTATTGGATGAAAACAAGCGTAAGGAAATTTATTATGAATATCAGCGCATCGCCTCAGAACAGTTGCCGTTTATTCATTTAGTGGAGAGGTTAAATCTGCAAGCAGTGCGCGATCGCTTCCAAGGAATTAAATATACTGCTCTTGGCGGCCCATTCTGGAATCTTTACGAACTGAAAGTAACCGATTAGGCATGGGGCACTTGTACTGAGCGTTCGCGTAGCGTCTCGTAGAGAAGCCGAAGTATTGGGCATTGGTTATTCACAAAGGACAAATGACAAATGACAAAGGACAAATAACCCATGACCGATGAAAAAACCTTGCGATCGCTCCTCGAAGCGGTTGCCAATGGTAAAGTTACGCCAGATACGGCATTAGACTCACTCAAAGACTTAACTTATGAATCTGTGGGTGAGTTTGCCAAAATCGACCATCATCGCCAGCTAAGAACTGGTTTCCCAGAGGTTATTTGGGGCCCTGGTAAGACTCCCGACCAAATTGCTCAAATTATCGAGGTGATGCGCCTCCGTAATCCGGTAGTGATGGCAACTCGCATTGAACCAGGAGTTTATGCCGCACTGGAATCAAAAGTTAGCGGTTTGCGATATTACGAATCAGCGCGAATTTGTGCGATCGCTCCTCCTACCATCGAACCACAATTTGCGGGTGAAATTGGTATCCTTTCTGCTGGCACTGCCGATTTACCCGTTGCTGAAGAAGCTGCTGTCACTGCTGAACTTTCAGGTTTCCGCGTCCAGCGCCTGTGGGATGTTGGCGTTGCGGGGATTCACCGCTTATTAAGTAACCGCCACCTGATCGAGTCCGCATCGGTGTTGATTGTCGTAGCGGGGATGGAAGGCGCTTTACCCAGCGTTGTTGCTGGTTTAGCGAGTTGTCCTGTGATTGCAGTACCCACCAGCATCGGTTATGGTGCGAGTTTTGGTGGATTAGCACCTTTATTGACAATGCTTAACTCTTGTGCTGCGGGAGTAGGCGTAGTAAATATCGATAATGGTTTTGGTGCAGCAGTTTTAGCGGGGCAAATTTTGCGGACTGCCGAGAAATTGCGGTTGGCATCGGCTGCATCTTGAGTTAAGACATTGAGGTTATATGCAATATTTCAGTAAATCTCAGGAATTTATCTAAAAAATAAACTGATGCTGAAATTTGCCACCTCCAACCTCTTAATCACCAAATATGAGCTATTACAGCGATTTGATATCTCGGTTATATTGGCATTTGCCTGTAAATTTGACAGCACTACTAGCACAAACAATTACCGATCCAGACTTGATGGGTCAGGTTGAAAAATCTTGGCGTCACTTTATACAAACAGGTCAAGTATGGGCATTGTTGATTGGTTTAGTCATTGGCTATATGATTCGGAATCTAACTAGCTACGGTTGAATTTAAAAGTTAGGAGTTGAAAGTGAGGAGTGAGGAGTGAGGAGTTTAAAACTCATAACTCCTCACTCCTCACTCTTAACTTTTAACTCTCCCCCCACTCCCCTCATAATATTTATGACCAAAGAAGAAACTTGGAGCCAGAGGTTTGAATCAGCATTGCATCCAGCGATCGCTCGTTTTAATGCCAGTATAGGTTTTGATATTGAATTAATCGAATATGACCTGACTGGTTCTCAAGCCCATGTCAAAATGCTTGCTCACACGGGCATTATCTCCTTAGAAGAAGGAGATAAACTGGTTGCAGGTTTAGAAAAAATTCGCCAAGAGTACCGCGAGGGTAAATTTCAGCCTGGTGTCGATGCTGAAGACGTACATTTTGCAGTTGAACGACGACTGACAGAGATTGTCGGCGATGTTGGTAAAAAGGTACATACGGCGCGATCGCGTAATGACCAAGTTGGTACAGATACCAGACTTTACCTGCGCGACCAAATCCAACAAATCAAAAACGAATTGCGAGAATTTCAAGGGGTTTTACTGGATATAGCTGAAAAAAACGTTGAAACTCTGATTCCTGGCTATACCCACCTACAACGCGCCCAACCCCTGAGTTTAGCTCACCACCTCTTGGCATACTTTCAAATGGCGCAACGCGACTGGGAACGCTTAGGAGACGTTTCTCGCCGCGTGAATATCTCACCTTTAGGATGCGGTGCTTTAGCCGGAACCACTTTCCCCATTGACCGCCATTACACAGCTAAACTATTGAATTTTGACGATATTTATGCTAATAGCCTCGATGGAGTGAGCGATCGCGATTTTGCGATCGAATTCTTGTGTGCTGCTAGCTTGATTATGGTTCACCTCAGCCGCCTTGCAGAAGAAGTCATTCTTTGGTCATCAGAAGAATTCCGCTTTGTCACCCTCAAAGATAGCTGTGCCACAGGTTCCAGTATCATGCCCCAAAAGAAAAACCCCGATGTACCAGAACTCGTGCGGGGGAAAACGGGGCGTGTATTCGGTCATCTCCAGGCGATGTTAGTGATTATGAAAGGTTTACCCCTGGCATATAACAAAGACCTGCAAGAAGATAAAGAAGGACTATTTGATAGCGTCAACACAATCAAAGCCTCTCTAGAAGCAATGACAATTTTGCTCAGAGAAGGCTTAGAATTTCGTACCCAACGGTTAGCAGAAGCTGTGGCGGAAGATTTTTCTAACGCTACCGATGTAGCAGATTATCTGGCAGCACGGGGCGTTCCTTTCCGGGAAGCTTACAACCTTGTGGGTAAGGTGGTAAAAACTAGTATTGCCGCAGGTAAACTCCTAAAAGATTTGAAATTGCAAGAGTGGCAACAACTACATCCGGCATTTGCAGCAGATATTTATGAAGCGATATCCCCCCGTCAAGTTGTGGCAGCTCGCAACAGTTACGGTGGCACTGGTTTTGTACAGGTTCGCAAAGCACTCATCGCTGCCCGCGCTCAACTAGCCCAATAGAGGGAGTGAGGAGTTGGGAGTTGGGAGTTAGGAGTTAGGAGTAGTTTTTTTCCCCATGCCCAATGCCCCATGCCCAATGCCCCATTCAAAAAAATAAATAAGGGCGTACAATGTGCGCCCTAAAAAATAAATAATCTAAATAACAAGGATTTAAGCAGACAGCTTATTCAGTGTCAGCTGCTGCTGCTCCTTCTTCTTCTTCACTCTTTGGTGGTCTTTGTTGGAACCTTCTCTGCATTCTTCCTGTCGTAGTTCGTTTACGAAACTTTCTGGCATACGCCTGGTTCCGTAGCGCCTTTTCTTTTTTCGGGTTACGGCGCTTGGCCATGTTCACCTCATTAATAAACAACAAAAAAGTAGCAACTAGGCATCACGTAGGCAATATCAGTTACCAATGTTATTGATATACTTGTAGCCTAGTGCAGCAATAAATACGCTTTAAACAGTGTACTAGTCTATCGCATTCAACCTTGTTCTGTCAATAATAATTTAGAATTATTCTCACCAGCTAGACGAAAAATACTTTTTATTAGATTCAAATTCGTCAAATAGATGTAAATTAGCTAACAAGTTATTGTTCTTGGAACAAACTAATCAATATTATCAAGAATTAGGTGACGGTCTCAAACCCCGCTTAATTGTCTCTTCTAAATTTTGGGTTAAAACTTATCATTTAGATGATTTTTTTTAATGTGTGCTGAAAAATATTAGTGATCGCTAGTTTGGGCAAGGCTAATGTTAATTTTAAACTGAAAAACTTTATGATTTAACAAACTTTATGTATATATGAATACAGTGCTTCTCTTGAAACTTGATGTTAGAATCAATAATATTCTACGTAAAATCGTGAGAATAAAATCTCAAACCGCAAACATTTGTGTATAAAACAAAACTCAATAAAAATTTAATTAGTTGAGTTTATGTAAGTGGTAGAGAGCTATAGAATACAATACAAAAATTTTGAAGATTGAACGTTATTGCTTTTTTTCCGGCAGCTGTCCAGTCCACACGTAGCTTATGGCGTATTGGACAAACAGTATTGGGTATTATATTTCGTCATCCCATTACTGGCACTAGTATCATCCCAATTTTACCCGATGGTCGCATAGTACTGATCCGGCGGCGTGATAATGGTCTTTGGGCATTGCCTGGAGGCATGGTGGATTGGGGAGAAGATATTCCCAACACAGTCCGCCGGGAATTGATCGAAGAAACCGGGCTAGAATTGGTGAAAATTAATCGTTTAGTAGGAGTTTACTCCGCACCAGACCGCGATCCTAGAATCCATTCAATTTGTGTTGTGGTTGAAGCCGAGGTGCATGGGACAATGGAGATTCAAGATACTTTGGAAGTCATGGAAATTCAAGCTTTCTCTCCCAATTTGCTACCTTCAGGACAGATGTCTCACGACCATAGTAGGCAGTTGCAAGACTACTTAAATGGCTTGACGACACTGGCATAACAATATTTTTTTCATTAGTCATTAGTTATTTGTCAGATGCTAATGACTAATGACTAATGACTACTTATTATGGTGCTAAAAGTTAACTACTAAATTAAAATGAATACACTATTCCGTAACTCGCGGATAAAGCTCTCTCAAGGGCTTATATTCTGGCGTGAAGTCGGTGAAAAAACTCCTATAATTTTTTTACATGGTGCTTGGAATGAGAGCAGTCAATGGTTATCTGTGATGGAGTCCCTTTCAGAAGATTTCCATTGCTTTGCACTTGATTTGTTAGGGTTTGGTGAATCAGAAAATCCGAATATTCATCATTCGATAGATTTACAAGTAGAGTGTTTGGCTGAGTTTTTGCAAGCTGTCAAGCTAGAAAAAGTCTATTTAGTAGGGCATTCTCTTGGGGGCTGGATTGCTGCTAGCTATGCTTTAAAGTATCCAGAGAAACTTGATGGTATGGTACTGCTAGCACCAGAGGGTGTAGAGATAGCAGGACAAGAAGAGTATTGCCGGAAGATGCGGCAATTATTGAATTATCCGCCACTAATAGTTAAATTGTTGCGATCGCTAACTCCTTTCACTAAAATCTTGGGTTGGTATGAAAAAATTGCCCAGGATTTGCAATTACATCAGGAATTGTTGCGTTACCCTATAGCTTGCCAGTTACTTTTCAAACGGCGACAAGCAGAAATTGAGGCGGAATTAGTGCAAAAGCGGCTTTACATGATAGATGTGCCGGTTTTTATTTTACAAGGTGGCCAAGATACACCAGATGCTTTAGCTAAAAGTCGGGTTTATGCTCAACTGATGCCGAAAGTCGAGTTAAAAATGATTGCCCATGCCGGAAATGACTTACCAGAATCTTCTGCTGGGGTTGTAGCGGTTGAGATTAGGGAGTTTATTCAAGGTATTCTAAAAAACCATAATTTCAACGAATTAAACTAGTTCATTCAGGGTTTGTTGCAAATCCACTACACATATTCCTTCGCTCTCAAAGCGTGATATGTGTTTCAAGTTTGTTGTCACAACTATGACCTGATTAAAACTCTTCAATTGAATAATTGCCTGAGCAGCAAGAATTACATCACCATCCAAACTTTCATTGTTTTCCATCTGTGCTATCACCCATTACTATTTCGCGCATTCCCCAAAAAATTAAATTTGGTTCCACAATTAAACTATCTGCAATTTCAGGATGTAAGACTTGCAGATAGTTTAGTAATAAAGTGCGATCGCCCCCTTTAATCGCAATCTTCCCATTAGGAAATAATTGCAACCAGGCTTCAACAAAATCTTTGATTCCAGCTAAAATAGTGTAAATAACTCCGCTTTGAATAGCTTCTGTAGTATTAAGAGCAAAACGCGGTGGTAGAGACGGAAAATTTTGCATTTCCACTAATGGTAATTGTCCTGTTTGTTGACCAAGAGTTGCAAATTGCAAGCCTAATCCCGGTAAAATTGCACCTCCAACTAGAAACTCATTAGCATCCGCAGCCGTAAACGTTAGCGCTGTCCCAGCATCAATCACCAACATTGGAAAACCCCACGTTTTCCCCGCACCCCACAAAGCTAAGGCGCGGTCAATTCCTAACGTGGGATAAACACCTGTTAGCGGTAATTGGTTTAAGGTAATAACGTGAGTATTTGGATAAATTTGCCAAATAGCAGTTT
It includes:
- the larB gene encoding nickel pincer cofactor biosynthesis protein LarB; the protein is MTDEKTLRSLLEAVANGKVTPDTALDSLKDLTYESVGEFAKIDHHRQLRTGFPEVIWGPGKTPDQIAQIIEVMRLRNPVVMATRIEPGVYAALESKVSGLRYYESARICAIAPPTIEPQFAGEIGILSAGTADLPVAEEAAVTAELSGFRVQRLWDVGVAGIHRLLSNRHLIESASVLIVVAGMEGALPSVVAGLASCPVIAVPTSIGYGASFGGLAPLLTMLNSCAAGVGVVNIDNGFGAAVLAGQILRTAEKLRLASAAS
- the argH gene encoding argininosuccinate lyase, which encodes MTKEETWSQRFESALHPAIARFNASIGFDIELIEYDLTGSQAHVKMLAHTGIISLEEGDKLVAGLEKIRQEYREGKFQPGVDAEDVHFAVERRLTEIVGDVGKKVHTARSRNDQVGTDTRLYLRDQIQQIKNELREFQGVLLDIAEKNVETLIPGYTHLQRAQPLSLAHHLLAYFQMAQRDWERLGDVSRRVNISPLGCGALAGTTFPIDRHYTAKLLNFDDIYANSLDGVSDRDFAIEFLCAASLIMVHLSRLAEEVILWSSEEFRFVTLKDSCATGSSIMPQKKNPDVPELVRGKTGRVFGHLQAMLVIMKGLPLAYNKDLQEDKEGLFDSVNTIKASLEAMTILLREGLEFRTQRLAEAVAEDFSNATDVADYLAARGVPFREAYNLVGKVVKTSIAAGKLLKDLKLQEWQQLHPAFAADIYEAISPRQVVAARNSYGGTGFVQVRKALIAARAQLAQ
- a CDS encoding NUDIX hydrolase — translated: MNVIAFFPAAVQSTRSLWRIGQTVLGIIFRHPITGTSIIPILPDGRIVLIRRRDNGLWALPGGMVDWGEDIPNTVRRELIEETGLELVKINRLVGVYSAPDRDPRIHSICVVVEAEVHGTMEIQDTLEVMEIQAFSPNLLPSGQMSHDHSRQLQDYLNGLTTLA
- a CDS encoding alpha/beta fold hydrolase, with the protein product MNTLFRNSRIKLSQGLIFWREVGEKTPIIFLHGAWNESSQWLSVMESLSEDFHCFALDLLGFGESENPNIHHSIDLQVECLAEFLQAVKLEKVYLVGHSLGGWIAASYALKYPEKLDGMVLLAPEGVEIAGQEEYCRKMRQLLNYPPLIVKLLRSLTPFTKILGWYEKIAQDLQLHQELLRYPIACQLLFKRRQAEIEAELVQKRLYMIDVPVFILQGGQDTPDALAKSRVYAQLMPKVELKMIAHAGNDLPESSAGVVAVEIREFIQGILKNHNFNELN
- a CDS encoding pantothenate kinase, with translation MKPHKHPEHTDNIWLALEIGNSRLHWALFVGETLYSAWDTDHLPESVIQQLAECQTLNDLLEKIFPQGESLTNTLPLCPLFIASVVPSQTAIWQIYPNTHVITLNQLPLTGVYPTLGIDRALALWGAGKTWGFPMLVIDAGTALTFTAADANEFLVGGAILPGLGLQFATLGQQTGQLPLVEMQNFPSLPPRFALNTTEAIQSGVIYTILAGIKDFVEAWLQLFPNGKIAIKGGDRTLLLNYLQVLHPEIADSLIVEPNLIFWGMREIVMGDSTDGKQ